A genomic stretch from Carassius auratus strain Wakin chromosome 35, ASM336829v1, whole genome shotgun sequence includes:
- the LOC113054233 gene encoding protocadherin gamma-C5-like isoform X23, protein MGKYIVKMRRKENGEYSWAARWLFVSLLWNTVGALTRYTIPEELKEGSAIGNIAKDLGFDVSDIANHNLRIASENSRQYFSVDSEKGELVVNSRIDRESLCPQSASCILPLQVIIENPLQLYRVEIEVQDINDNAPIFQTTDGVLEIAESITPGDRFPLESAEDLDVGKNSLKSYSLSNNECFRLNVKTLGDGRKVPELVVDKPLDREKKSVHKLILTAVDGGDPAKSGTTLIRINVLDSNDNAPKFDLPIYKASLREGAPIGSSVLTIKATDLDEGDNGEIQYFLGVHTPEPIRKCFTLKPDSGEITVIGNIDYESTKSYRFDVSAKDKGNPELMGHSSVHINIIDENDNPPEIILTSSPSPVPENASVGTVVALINVKDLDFDANGLVNVHVSPGFPFTLKPSFDDHYSLVTDSSLDYEVSAEYNIEIVATDSGVPPLKTVKTINVKLLDVNDNPPKFSQASYNVYIHENSIAGVSLFSVSASDIDGDKNALLTYSILDLSSNQVPASSYFYINSENGTIYSMSSFDYEKMQLISVIVQAKDHGTPSLSSNATVHVFVLDRNDNAPIIIYPSTSMGSVTHQRMPRSAKAGHLVTKVTAVDADSGHNAWLFYRLAEATDASLFSVNLHTGEVRTKRAVSEHDDSSQRLLMEIKDNGDPIQSTTVTVDILIEDSFHEPISDYREKTIEPSKKTGKITLYLIIALASVSLLSLVTFFILLVKCARGSRGDSSCCIRRTNSDYKNSNRNLQIQLNTDGPIKYVEVLGGDMMSQSQSFGSYLSPMSEFSDLTLVKPSSTTNFTDTLNVLDASLPDSAWTFESQQVRQT, encoded by the exons ATGGGAAAATATATAGTGAAAATGAGACGCAAAGAGAATGGAGAATATTCATGGGCTGCGCGTTGGCTATTCGTCTCTCTTTTGTGGAATACAGTCGGAGCTTTGACTCGCTATACTATACCAGAAGAACTAAAAGAGGGTTCAGCCATTGGAAATATCGCTAAGGATCTAGGTTTTGATGTCTCAGATATTGCAAATCACAATTTGCGGATAGCATCTGAGAACAGCAGGCAGtatttcagtgttgattcagaAAAGGGTGAGTTGGTCGTGAACAGTAGAATTGACAGAGAAAGTCTGTGCCCTCAAAGCGCTAGCTGCATTTTGCCGTTACAGGTTATCATAGAAAATCCATTACAATTGTATCGAGTCGAGATAGAAGTACAAGATATAAATGATAACGCACCGATATTTCAAACAACAGACGGTGTTTTGGAAATTGCTGAATCCATCACTCCGGGAGACCGATTTCCGCTTGAGAGTGCCGAGGATTTGGATGTTGGGAAGAATAGTTTGAAATCTTATTCGTTAAGCAATAATGAATGTTTCcgattaaatgtaaaaacacttgGGGATGGTAGGAAAGTACCAGAACTTGTAGTTGATAAACCATTGGACAGAGAGAAAAAATCTGTCCACAAGCTTATTTTAACTGCTGTAGATGGCGGTGACCCTGCCAAATCTGGGACTACATTAATACGTATCAATGTTCTAGATAGTAATGATAATGCTCCAAAATTTGACTTGCCAATATACAAAGCATCCCTACGAGAAGGTGCTCCAATTGGTTCATCTGTATTAACAATAAAAGCCACGGATTTAGATGAAGGTGACAATGGCGAGATACAATATTTTTTAGGTGTGCATACACCCGAACctataagaaaatgttttactttgaaaCCAGACTCGGGAGAAATTACTGTTATAGGAAATATTGACTACGAATCTACTAAATCATACAGATTTGATGTCAGTGCAAAAGACAAAGGAAACCCAGAACTAATGGGTCATTCGTCGGTCCATATAAACATAATTGATGAAAATGACAATCCTCCGGAGATTATTTTAACATCATCACCCAGCCCTGTGCCAGAAAACGCCTCTGTCGGAACAGTCGTAGCTTTAATTAATGTCAAGGATTTAGATTTTGATGCTAATGGCCTAGTTAATGTACATGTATCCCCTGGGTTTCCGTTTACATTGAAACCGTCCTTTGACGATCATTATTCACTGGTAACAGACTCATCTTTAGATTATGAGGTCAGTGCAGAATATAACATAGAAATAGTAGCGACTGACTCTGGTGTACCACCCTTAAAGACAGTAAAGACCATAAATGTTAAATTACTTGACGTGAATGACAACCCTCCAAAATTCTCACAGGCCtcatataatgtttatatacatGAAAATAGCATAGCAGGTGTGTCATTATTTTCTGTATCTGCATCTGACATTGACGGAGATAAAAACGCTTTACTCACGTACTCAATTTTGGATTTAAGTTCAAACCAAGTGCCAGCATcatcttatttttatataaactcTGAGAATGGAACAATTTACAGCATGAGCTCATTTGATTATGAGAAAATGCAACTAATCAGTGTTATAGTGCAGGCTAAAGATCATGGCACTCCATCTCTGAGCAGCAATGCAACTGTTCATGTTTTCGTTCTGGACCGGAACGATAATGCACCTATTATCATTTACCCGTCCACATCCATGGGGTCTGTTACTCATCAGAGGATGCCCCGTTCCGCTAAAGCAGGACATCTCGTTACTAAGGTAACAGCAGTGGACGCGGACTCGGGTCATAACGCCTGGCTGTTCTACAGGCTCGCGGAGGCCACGGACGCGTCTCTGTTCAGTGTCAATTTACATACGGGAGAGGTGAGGACTAAACGCGCTGTCTCAGAGCACGACGACTCCTCTCAGAGACTGCTGATGGAAATAAAGGATAATGGAGATCCGATCCAGTCCACAACTGTCACAGTGGATATACTGATAGAGGACAGCTTTCATGAACCCATTTCAGACTATAGAGAAAAAACTATCGAGCCCAGCAAGAAAACTggcaaaattactttatatctcATTATTGCTTTGGCTTCCGTGTCCTTGTTGTCTTTGGTGACGTTTTTCATCCTACTGGTGAAATGTGCGCGAGGCAGTAGAGGCGACTCAAGCTGCTGTATCAGGAGGACAAACTCAGATTACAAGAACTCCAACAGAAACCTGCAGATTCAGCTCAACACTGACGGGCCCATTAAGTATGTGGAGGTTCTGGGAGGAGACATGATGTCTCAGAGTCAGTCCTTTGGCTCATATCTCTCTCCAATGTCAGAATTCAGTGATCTCACCCTCGTTAAACCCAGCAGCACCACAAACTTTACAGACACGCTAAACGTACTTGATGCGTCATTACCAGACAGCGCGTGGACGTTCGAGAGCCAACAG GTGAGACAAACGTAG